One genomic region from Sphingobacterium sp. UGAL515B_05 encodes:
- a CDS encoding lysylphosphatidylglycerol synthase transmembrane domain-containing protein, translating to MGKLTNPSQLIKGIFLFLILASITVFLAKSDLNALKKELSSVGYRFIIILFTTFAAYFVGTFAWWICLGSAKKKVNLIELFAIRQIGETVGLFNPTSIIGGDLLKAQLITRYDIPLKEGLNSVAISRITAVLSQLTLFLIAMLWLVFSPLKNEIIRYAGPVIYMICLFLFLLMILILYWLMVAKSPSQTKASTATLFGKAKAHFQSLLWNVKDFYRHQNKVFWYSYLLFALHWIIGSLEFYYILKFLDVAVQPIHGLIVDMSVIVLKSIGAFIPGQLGIEEIANKLLLHMIGITGGSIWLSASLLRRGRQLTWVALGFICYLCIKKKPVHVPI from the coding sequence ATGGGCAAACTAACAAACCCAAGCCAGCTCATCAAAGGTATTTTTCTATTTTTGATTCTGGCGTCCATCACTGTCTTTTTAGCGAAAAGCGACTTAAATGCCTTGAAAAAAGAGCTCTCCTCAGTTGGTTATCGCTTTATAATTATTTTGTTTACGACTTTCGCGGCCTATTTTGTTGGCACATTCGCTTGGTGGATATGCTTGGGCTCCGCAAAAAAGAAGGTCAATTTGATCGAACTCTTTGCCATCCGTCAAATCGGGGAAACCGTTGGACTATTTAACCCTACAAGCATTATAGGTGGTGATTTATTAAAGGCACAATTGATAACCCGTTATGACATTCCCTTAAAAGAAGGATTGAATTCAGTTGCAATATCCCGTATTACCGCCGTACTGTCTCAATTGACACTCTTTTTGATTGCTATGCTTTGGTTGGTATTTTCTCCTTTAAAAAATGAAATTATACGCTACGCAGGCCCAGTAATATATATGATCTGTCTATTTTTGTTCCTTTTGATGATCCTGATACTTTATTGGTTAATGGTTGCAAAAAGTCCCTCGCAAACCAAGGCTTCAACAGCAACACTTTTTGGAAAAGCAAAAGCGCATTTTCAGTCACTACTTTGGAACGTTAAAGACTTTTATCGGCATCAAAATAAGGTTTTTTGGTATTCTTACTTACTTTTTGCACTACATTGGATTATTGGCAGCCTTGAATTCTATTATATTCTAAAATTTTTGGATGTTGCAGTACAACCAATACATGGTCTAATAGTAGATATGAGTGTCATTGTGCTGAAAAGCATCGGTGCTTTTATTCCAGGGCAACTGGGCATTGAAGAAATCGCCAATAAGCTCCTACTCCATATGATCGGTATTACTGGAGGTAGTATCTGGCTCAGTGCTTCATTACTACGTCGCGGCCGACAGCTCACCTGGGTAGCGTTGGGTTTTATATGTTATCTATGCATCAAAAAGAAACCAGTACATGTACCCATCTGA
- a CDS encoding glycosyltransferase family 1 protein — MRKVAFFTEILVEDFDGASRTMFQLINRIDQQKFNYFFIYGGGPTQFRNFHSYKVPTFKIPVNDDYCLAIPQLIKKKLELALDKFAPDMIHIATPSLLGFFALNYAKRKGIPVLTIYHTHFISYIAYYFKNILPLVKPTEQWMKKAMNNFYNKCDIVYVPTKSILNELQQIGLQQEGLKLWQRGIDTALFNPNKKNLSQLQTITKNNKPTILFVSRIVWEKNIKTLIEIYQQIQAQNLDYNFIVVGEGTAKIIAMQEMPNAIFLGKKSHDELAILYASADAFVFPSVSETYGNVVVEALASGLPCVIADGGGSASLIQHGKNGFKCQPENAAGYVYYLKKILSDASLKKNLITEGLSYVGQLDWNRLSGCYFNDIELLVDKTQEVDLAWAN; from the coding sequence ATGAGAAAGGTAGCCTTCTTTACAGAGATACTCGTCGAGGATTTCGACGGTGCATCACGGACAATGTTTCAGCTAATAAACCGTATAGATCAGCAGAAATTCAACTATTTTTTTATTTATGGTGGCGGCCCTACGCAATTTCGCAACTTTCATTCTTACAAGGTACCCACATTCAAAATACCGGTCAACGACGATTATTGTCTCGCTATTCCACAGCTTATTAAAAAGAAACTTGAGCTCGCCTTAGATAAATTTGCTCCCGACATGATTCATATTGCTACGCCTTCCCTTTTAGGTTTTTTTGCATTAAATTATGCCAAACGAAAAGGTATTCCTGTCCTTACGATCTATCATACACACTTCATTTCATACATTGCCTATTATTTCAAAAACATACTCCCCTTGGTCAAGCCAACTGAACAATGGATGAAAAAAGCAATGAATAACTTTTATAACAAATGTGATATTGTCTATGTACCCACCAAATCTATTCTAAACGAATTACAGCAGATCGGCTTACAACAAGAAGGATTAAAACTGTGGCAAAGAGGAATAGACACAGCCTTGTTTAATCCCAATAAAAAGAATCTATCTCAGCTGCAGACTATCACAAAGAATAACAAACCAACAATCCTCTTTGTCAGTCGTATCGTCTGGGAAAAAAACATTAAAACGCTTATTGAAATCTATCAACAGATACAAGCTCAGAATCTTGACTATAATTTCATTGTTGTCGGTGAAGGAACAGCCAAAATAATTGCAATGCAAGAGATGCCTAATGCCATTTTCTTAGGAAAGAAAAGCCATGATGAGCTTGCAATTCTATATGCTTCGGCAGATGCCTTTGTTTTTCCGTCGGTCTCAGAAACGTACGGAAATGTCGTTGTCGAAGCATTGGCATCCGGACTTCCTTGTGTTATCGCCGATGGTGGGGGTTCGGCTTCCTTGATTCAGCACGGGAAAAATGGATTTAAGTGTCAACCTGAAAATGCAGCTGGATATGTTTACTACCTCAAAAAAATTCTCTCTGACGCGAGCTTAAAAAAGAATCTCATCACTGAAGGTCTATCCTATGTCGGACAACTGGATTGGAATAGACTATCTGGATGCTATTTTAATGACATTGAACTATTGGTTGACAAAACACAGGAAGTCGATTTGGCATGGGCAAACTAA
- a CDS encoding endonuclease/exonuclease/phosphatase family protein: MLLDLLFEKKIRPKGFRKIVILFICASTGVMLGFKLKPKQQPKLSNAVYAAMPEATYGKLNLLTYNIAGLPELISSAVTERSSSITSIGNRINGFDIVNVQEDFNYNKFLYSENKHSYRTENMGGVPFGDGLSTLSKYPIVEFERVGWTDCNGADCLTPKGFSYARIQLAKAVFIDVYNVHATAQDDPNATIARQKNINQLKAYIKKYSADRPLLIMGDFNAHYAYELDNISSFQKDLGLVDAWVSLRNKGNIPGHQVNFEAKTALELTEDCEGIDKIYYRNNHHLLFEAKNYQVQKKLFQNEKGQDLSDHCAVSLQLGWRVVKHSVQ; this comes from the coding sequence ATGCTATTAGATCTGTTGTTCGAAAAAAAAATTAGACCTAAGGGGTTTCGAAAGATTGTCATCTTATTTATTTGTGCGTCTACCGGCGTTATGCTCGGTTTTAAGTTGAAACCAAAACAACAGCCAAAGCTCAGTAATGCTGTGTATGCAGCTATGCCGGAAGCGACTTACGGAAAACTAAATTTGTTAACGTACAATATAGCTGGCCTCCCTGAATTGATTTCCAGTGCTGTAACCGAGCGGTCTTCCAGTATTACGTCGATCGGCAATCGGATCAACGGATTTGATATTGTCAATGTGCAGGAAGATTTTAACTACAACAAGTTCCTCTACAGCGAAAATAAGCATAGCTACCGAACGGAAAATATGGGTGGGGTACCTTTTGGGGACGGGCTGAGTACACTTTCAAAATATCCTATCGTTGAGTTTGAGCGGGTGGGCTGGACTGATTGCAATGGTGCAGATTGTCTGACTCCTAAAGGCTTTTCTTATGCTCGAATTCAATTGGCCAAAGCGGTATTTATTGATGTTTATAATGTACATGCGACAGCTCAGGATGATCCGAATGCAACGATTGCCCGGCAGAAGAATATAAATCAGCTAAAAGCCTATATTAAAAAGTATTCGGCTGACAGACCACTTTTGATTATGGGCGACTTTAATGCACATTATGCTTACGAGCTGGATAACATCAGTTCTTTTCAGAAGGACTTAGGTTTGGTAGATGCATGGGTAAGTTTACGCAACAAAGGTAATATTCCTGGGCATCAAGTGAATTTTGAAGCGAAAACAGCATTGGAGTTGACAGAGGATTGCGAAGGTATTGATAAAATTTACTATCGCAATAACCATCATTTGCTATTTGAGGCAAAGAATTATCAGGTTCAAAAAAAGCTTTTTCAAAACGAAAAGGGACAGGATTTATCCGACCATTGTGCGGTGTCCTTACAATTAGGTTGGCGTGTTGTCAAACATTCGGTTCAGTAA
- a CDS encoding ABC-F family ATP-binding cassette domain-containing protein produces the protein MINVSNLSLRFGKRVLFEDVNLKFTPGNCYGIIGANGAGKSTFLKIISGEVDPSTGSVAFTPGERMSVLSQDHYAFDEFTVLETVMMGNQELYKIMKEKDAIYMKEDFSDADGERAGELESLFAEMDGWNAESNAATLLSSLGIKEELHYKLVSEIDGNQKVRVLLAQALFGKPDILILDEPTNDLDINTIAWLEDFLASYEAIVLVVSHDRHFLDAVCTHTVDIDFGKMTIYTGNYSFWYESSQLALKQRSDQNKKMEDKVKELQEFIRRFSANASKSKQATSRKKALDKINIDEIKPSNRKYPAIMFNTMNREPGDQTLQVEGLSKTVNGEVFFKDITFMINKGDKIAVLGPNSLVTTAFYDIITGRDTDFGGEFKWGVTITPADMPIENAAFFEGKNENLVDWLRNYTTNPEADEQFIRGFLGKMLFSGEEVMKKVSVLSGGEKMRCMFSRMMLQGANFLIFDEPTNHLDLESITALNNGMSDFKGSMLFTSRDHELTETVANRIIELTPKGIIDKLMTYDEYINSDVVKAQREEMYK, from the coding sequence ATGATTAATGTGTCAAATCTCTCCCTTCGTTTTGGTAAACGTGTACTATTCGAAGATGTCAATCTAAAATTCACACCTGGAAACTGTTACGGTATTATTGGTGCTAATGGAGCAGGTAAATCTACTTTCTTAAAAATTATCTCAGGGGAAGTTGATCCTTCGACAGGTTCAGTGGCATTCACGCCAGGCGAACGCATGTCTGTTTTAAGTCAGGATCACTATGCTTTCGATGAATTTACTGTTCTTGAAACTGTCATGATGGGTAACCAAGAGCTTTACAAAATCATGAAAGAGAAAGATGCCATTTACATGAAAGAGGATTTCTCTGATGCCGACGGCGAACGCGCTGGCGAACTGGAAAGTCTTTTTGCTGAAATGGATGGATGGAATGCCGAATCTAATGCCGCAACTTTATTGAGCAGTTTAGGCATTAAAGAAGAACTACATTATAAGTTAGTTTCTGAAATTGACGGTAACCAAAAAGTCCGCGTACTCTTAGCGCAAGCATTATTTGGCAAACCAGATATTTTGATTCTCGATGAGCCTACCAATGATTTGGATATTAATACCATCGCATGGTTAGAGGATTTTTTAGCGAGTTACGAGGCAATCGTCTTAGTTGTATCCCACGACCGTCACTTCCTGGATGCTGTATGTACGCATACGGTGGATATTGATTTTGGTAAGATGACAATCTATACGGGTAACTACTCGTTCTGGTACGAATCTTCCCAATTAGCGTTAAAGCAACGTTCTGATCAAAACAAGAAAATGGAAGATAAAGTAAAAGAACTTCAGGAGTTTATCCGTCGGTTCTCTGCCAACGCTTCCAAATCCAAACAAGCTACTTCTCGTAAGAAAGCATTGGATAAAATTAATATTGACGAGATTAAACCATCCAACCGTAAATATCCGGCCATCATGTTCAATACCATGAATCGTGAACCAGGAGATCAAACGCTACAAGTTGAAGGCTTAAGCAAAACGGTCAATGGCGAGGTATTCTTCAAGGATATTACCTTTATGATTAATAAAGGCGATAAAATCGCTGTTCTAGGTCCAAATTCATTGGTAACCACAGCATTTTATGACATTATAACTGGTAGAGACACCGATTTCGGTGGCGAATTCAAATGGGGCGTTACCATCACTCCTGCCGATATGCCGATTGAAAATGCCGCATTCTTCGAAGGAAAAAATGAGAATTTAGTGGACTGGTTGAGAAACTATACGACTAACCCGGAGGCGGACGAACAATTTATACGTGGATTTCTAGGGAAAATGTTGTTCTCTGGTGAAGAAGTTATGAAGAAAGTATCTGTGCTTTCAGGAGGAGAAAAAATGCGTTGTATGTTTTCTCGTATGATGCTTCAAGGCGCCAACTTCCTAATCTTTGATGAACCAACCAACCACTTGGATTTGGAATCTATCACTGCATTGAACAATGGAATGTCTGATTTTAAAGGATCAATGTTGTTCACATCCCGTGACCACGAATTGACTGAAACTGTTGCAAATAGAATCATCGAATTGACTCCGAAAGGTATCATCGACAAATTGATGACTTACGATGAATACATTAATAGCGATGTGGTGAAAGCGCAACGTGAAGAAATGTATAAATAA
- the nhaA gene encoding Na+/H+ antiporter NhaA: MSKLINLTVFKEFLKSSFAGGIILFSCVILALIVANTSLYASVMEFLNREVGFESGHIHLKYSWLLWLNDGLMAIFFLLVGLEIKREIVEGELSSPSKAILPILAAVGGALLPAIIYFVLNQGTDTANGWGIPMATDIAFALAVITLLGNKVPASLKIFLAALAIVDDLLAILVIAIFYSNGIHATYLFIALGIFLFLIVLNKLGVKAIWAYLIPGLFIWYFVHHSGIHATIAGVLVAMTLPTTPDAEESPLEKLEHLLTKPVNFIIIPLFAFANTLIPIHGEMIGGLTSKLGIGIILGLIAGKSIGIFLICFIAKKLKIAQLPEGAGWKQIFGVGLLGGIGFTMSIFISILSFDDSMLIEEAKFAVLIASLCAGLLGYVVLSAVSAAKKTAVID; encoded by the coding sequence ATGTCAAAACTTATCAATTTAACTGTCTTTAAAGAATTCTTAAAATCCAGCTTTGCTGGTGGAATTATACTTTTTTCCTGTGTTATTCTGGCATTGATCGTAGCAAATACATCATTGTATGCCAGTGTAATGGAATTTCTGAACCGGGAAGTAGGCTTTGAGAGCGGTCATATTCATTTAAAATATTCGTGGTTATTGTGGCTCAACGATGGTTTGATGGCTATTTTCTTTTTACTAGTGGGGCTCGAGATCAAACGTGAAATTGTAGAGGGTGAACTCTCATCGCCAAGTAAAGCAATTCTGCCCATTTTGGCTGCGGTTGGTGGGGCGCTTTTGCCTGCCATCATTTATTTTGTATTAAATCAGGGAACGGATACTGCAAACGGCTGGGGAATCCCTATGGCAACGGATATTGCATTTGCTTTAGCGGTTATCACGCTTCTGGGAAATAAGGTACCTGCCAGTCTTAAGATCTTTTTGGCTGCGCTAGCGATTGTTGACGACCTACTTGCCATATTGGTTATTGCGATCTTTTATAGCAATGGTATTCATGCGACCTATTTATTTATCGCTTTAGGTATCTTTCTGTTTTTGATCGTGTTAAATAAATTGGGCGTTAAAGCGATATGGGCTTACCTGATTCCGGGACTATTTATTTGGTACTTTGTTCACCACTCGGGTATTCATGCAACAATAGCTGGCGTGCTGGTGGCCATGACGTTACCAACAACACCGGATGCGGAAGAATCTCCCTTGGAAAAACTTGAGCATCTATTGACCAAACCTGTCAATTTCATTATCATTCCGCTGTTTGCATTTGCGAATACGCTTATTCCAATCCATGGGGAAATGATTGGTGGTTTGACTTCAAAATTGGGGATCGGTATTATCCTTGGCCTAATCGCTGGTAAATCAATTGGGATATTTTTGATCTGTTTTATTGCTAAAAAATTGAAGATTGCGCAATTACCGGAAGGGGCTGGCTGGAAACAGATTTTTGGTGTAGGCTTGTTGGGGGGAATCGGTTTCACGATGTCGATCTTCATCTCGATACTATCTTTTGATGATAGCATGCTGATTGAAGAAGCAAAGTTCGCGGTTCTGATCGCTTCATTATGCGCTGGCTTGCTAGGCTATGTCGTTTTGAGCGCAGTGTCAGCCGCAAAGAAAACAGCGGTTATTGATTAG